The following are from one region of the Streptomyces rubrogriseus genome:
- a CDS encoding Fpg/Nei family DNA glycosylase codes for MPELPEVEALRDFLTEHLTGREIVRVLPVAISVLKTYDPPLTALEGHRVAAVHRHGKFLDVETAGGPHLVTHLARAGWLHWKDSLPSGLPKPGKGPLALRVALETGAGFDLTEAGTQKRLAVYVVADPRQVPGVARLGPDPLADDFDPARFAALLEGERRQLKGALRDQSLIAGVGNAYSDEILHAAKMSPFKLAASLTAEETARLYAALRGTLTEAVERSRGIAAGRLKAEKKSGLRVHGRTGEPCPVCGDTIREVSFSDSSLQYCPTCQTGGKPLADRRMSRLLK; via the coding sequence ATGCCAGAACTGCCCGAGGTCGAGGCGCTCCGCGACTTCCTGACCGAACACCTCACCGGCCGCGAGATCGTCCGGGTGCTGCCCGTGGCGATCAGCGTCCTGAAGACGTACGACCCCCCGCTCACGGCGCTGGAGGGGCACCGCGTGGCGGCCGTGCACCGGCACGGCAAGTTCCTCGACGTGGAGACCGCCGGCGGCCCGCACCTGGTGACCCATCTGGCCCGGGCCGGCTGGCTGCACTGGAAGGACAGCCTCCCCAGCGGCCTGCCCAAGCCCGGAAAGGGCCCGCTCGCGCTGCGGGTCGCCCTGGAGACCGGCGCCGGCTTCGACCTGACGGAGGCGGGCACGCAGAAGCGGCTCGCGGTCTACGTCGTGGCCGACCCGCGGCAGGTGCCGGGCGTGGCACGGCTCGGGCCCGACCCGCTCGCCGACGACTTCGACCCGGCCCGCTTCGCCGCCCTCCTGGAGGGTGAGCGGCGGCAGCTCAAGGGTGCCCTGCGCGACCAGAGCCTGATCGCGGGCGTGGGGAACGCGTACAGCGACGAGATCCTGCACGCCGCGAAGATGTCCCCGTTCAAACTGGCCGCCTCCCTGACCGCCGAGGAGACCGCCCGGCTGTACGCGGCCCTGCGCGGCACGCTCACCGAGGCCGTGGAACGCTCCCGGGGCATCGCCGCCGGCCGCCTGAAGGCCGAGAAGAAGAGCGGGCTGCGGGTCCACGGCCGCACCGGAGAGCCCTGTCCGGTGTGCGGCGACACCATCCGCGAGGTCTCCTTCAGCGACTCCTCGCTCCAGTACTGCCCGACCTGCCAGACCGGCGGCAAGCCGCTGGCGGACCGCAGGATGTCCCGATTGCTGAAGTAG
- a CDS encoding MarR family winged helix-turn-helix transcriptional regulator translates to MNDIDAPLPPDALARRLTEVYDLVGPLYRRAQRGVEQGLDGDGLSVGVRAVLTMLRRGGPMTVPQMGRAQAISRQFVQRMVNDAAAQDLVESTPNPAHRRSSLIRLTARGRDTIDAVLDREHRLLREVGSDLTDADVTTCLRVLDAMLTALDHVADA, encoded by the coding sequence GTGAACGACATCGACGCACCCCTCCCCCCGGACGCGCTCGCCCGGCGCCTCACCGAGGTGTACGACCTGGTCGGCCCCCTCTACCGGCGCGCGCAGCGCGGTGTCGAGCAGGGCCTGGACGGCGACGGCCTGTCCGTGGGCGTCCGCGCCGTGCTCACGATGCTGCGGCGCGGCGGGCCGATGACCGTGCCGCAGATGGGCCGGGCCCAGGCGATCAGCCGTCAGTTCGTCCAGCGGATGGTCAACGACGCCGCGGCCCAGGACCTGGTGGAGAGCACCCCGAACCCGGCGCACCGCCGGTCCTCGCTGATCCGGCTGACCGCCCGGGGCCGGGACACGATCGACGCGGTCCTCGACCGGGAGCACCGACTGCTCCGCGAAGTCGGCTCGGACCTCACGGACGCCGACGTCACCACCTGCCTGCGGGTGCTCGACGCCATGCTGACGGCCCTGGACCACGTGGCGGACGCCTGA
- a CDS encoding alpha/beta fold hydrolase, with protein sequence MTAASDLRFFTSADGDLAYRDTGAGDPVVLLHSGFTDHRVFDAQIPALAREYRVIAPDVRGHGASANASRPFRWADDLAALLRHLDTGPAVLVGVSMGGAIATDTVLEYPELVRAVVACGASTSEFEYTDPWVRQVQADQARALGAGDVEGWLAAFLRFVPGEHRTLDDVDPDVLRLVREMALGTLSKHTPDEVNHHVPLTGTWARVPKIDVPVLAINGALDGPDLIADAERLARTVPDGRSILVEGVAHYPNMERPEVFTDIVAAFLRTL encoded by the coding sequence ATGACTGCTGCTTCGGACCTCCGTTTCTTCACTTCCGCCGACGGCGACCTCGCCTACCGCGACACCGGAGCGGGAGACCCGGTCGTCCTGCTGCACTCCGGGTTCACCGACCACCGTGTGTTCGACGCCCAGATCCCGGCCCTGGCCCGCGAGTACCGAGTGATCGCCCCCGACGTGCGCGGACACGGCGCCTCGGCCAACGCGAGCAGGCCGTTCCGCTGGGCGGACGACCTCGCCGCGCTGCTCCGCCACCTCGACACCGGCCCCGCGGTACTCGTCGGCGTGTCCATGGGCGGGGCCATCGCCACCGACACGGTCCTCGAGTACCCGGAGCTGGTCCGTGCGGTGGTCGCCTGCGGGGCGTCCACCAGCGAGTTCGAGTACACCGACCCGTGGGTGCGCCAGGTGCAGGCCGACCAGGCCCGCGCCCTGGGCGCGGGCGACGTCGAGGGCTGGCTCGCGGCGTTCCTGCGCTTCGTGCCGGGGGAGCACCGCACCCTCGACGACGTCGACCCGGACGTGCTGCGCCTGGTGCGCGAGATGGCGCTCGGCACCCTCTCGAAGCACACGCCGGACGAGGTGAACCACCACGTGCCCCTGACCGGCACCTGGGCCCGGGTCCCCAAGATCGACGTCCCGGTCCTCGCGATCAACGGCGCCCTGGACGGGCCCGATCTGATCGCGGACGCGGAACGGCTCGCCCGTACGGTCCCGGACGGCCGCTCCATCCTCGTCGAGGGAGTCGCGCACTACCCGAACATGGAGCGGCCCGAGGTCTTCACGGACATCGTCGCCGCGTTCCTGCGCACCCTCTAG
- a CDS encoding sigma-70 family RNA polymerase sigma factor: MTAGITLTDTANGTTAEHELAALQREHGRPLFALLLRLSDGDRQRAEDLVQETLVRAWQHPEALRADDFDSVRPWLLTVARRLAIDARRARQARPPEVGDAVLENARVCADHAERAAAALDVREAVKTLTPEHREVLVLVYFQGASVAEAAAALGIPPGTVKSRAYYALRAMRRVLPGYAADLR, encoded by the coding sequence ATGACGGCCGGAATCACCCTCACGGACACAGCGAACGGGACGACCGCCGAGCACGAGCTCGCCGCACTGCAGCGCGAGCACGGCCGGCCGCTCTTCGCGCTGCTGCTGCGGCTCAGCGACGGCGACCGGCAGCGCGCCGAGGACCTGGTGCAGGAGACCCTGGTCCGCGCCTGGCAGCATCCCGAGGCCCTGCGCGCCGACGACTTCGACTCCGTACGGCCGTGGCTGCTCACCGTGGCCCGGCGGCTCGCGATCGACGCCCGCCGCGCCCGCCAGGCCCGCCCCCCGGAGGTCGGCGACGCCGTGCTGGAGAACGCGCGCGTCTGCGCGGATCACGCCGAACGGGCCGCCGCCGCCCTCGATGTGCGGGAGGCTGTGAAGACACTCACTCCGGAGCACCGTGAAGTCCTGGTGCTGGTGTACTTCCAGGGGGCGAGTGTGGCGGAAGCCGCGGCCGCCCTCGGCATCCCACCCGGTACCGTGAAGTCCCGTGCGTACTACGCGCTGCGCGCCATGCGCAGGGTGCTACCGGGATACGCCGCCGACCTGCGGTGA
- a CDS encoding universal stress protein, translating into MTEQHSHQFERGTDGPKVIVVGVDGSDSSLRAAAYAGGMARRQGALLAVVYVQPVLAGGAALGASVAETTDEIAEELVAQIREATERVKGIFDIRWEFHTFRGDPYSGLRQTADELKADAVVVGASEQAGHRFVGSVAVRLVKAGRWPVTVVP; encoded by the coding sequence GTGACGGAACAGCACTCCCATCAGTTCGAACGCGGCACGGACGGGCCGAAGGTCATCGTCGTCGGTGTGGACGGCTCCGACTCCTCACTGCGGGCCGCGGCCTACGCCGGTGGGATGGCCCGGCGGCAGGGTGCCCTGCTCGCCGTGGTGTACGTGCAGCCGGTGCTTGCGGGTGGTGCGGCGCTCGGGGCGTCGGTGGCGGAGACGACCGACGAGATCGCCGAGGAGCTGGTGGCCCAGATCCGGGAGGCGACCGAGCGGGTGAAGGGGATATTCGACATCCGCTGGGAGTTCCACACGTTCCGCGGCGACCCGTACAGCGGTCTGAGGCAGACGGCCGACGAGCTGAAGGCGGACGCGGTGGTGGTCGGCGCCTCCGAGCAGGCCGGTCACCGGTTCGTCGGCTCGGTCGCGGTGCGGCTGGTGAAGGCGGGGCGCTGGCCGGTGACGGTGGTGCCCTAG
- a CDS encoding SpoIIE family protein phosphatase, which yields MSDRGASAPSLPDDWPAHPDPILALNRMGSFDWDLDAGLFHMDAQAHEVFDLRPEEYDGRPESLSLRVPTAESRRMDTIVAQAMKDGSENYGTYFRLRRRDGTLRWTHTQGYIRRDETGRPRRIIGIVRDATQEMADIAANREQAALDEARRRLTNVVQLATAALAHARTVDDVIDVLRDTHGLTRLGATSLVMGLVEAGRIRLVADGPENSFIPGTRVTRIDEPYPMSEAVRTLSPRFIESPEEFAERYPRLWQDITHLDITAAAYLPLIAQARPIGAIGLLYSDRHGFSPEDRNVLVALGSGIAQSLQRAMLYEQEMDLAEGLQQAMLPRTIPSVPGCDVAVRYRAASIGGALGRDIGGDWYDLIPLPGGRVGAVIGDVQGHDTHAAAVMGQLRIVLRAYAAEGHPPATVMARASVFLHELDTDRFATCLYAEADLGTGVVQVVRAGHIDPLLRFGDGTCRLVRVEGGLPLGLSAEFGRLAYPVATLELDPGNTLLLCTDGLVEQPGADLDEGMDVLTALITSGPQDVRDLADRLIDVVDERRGDDDVALLVLRRHGLGAPRTFGRVQQHVSPGDPEGLTEARHMIRAAVRSWGAKAQSDEIELVADELMTNALMHTEGSAVVTLRLLTGTDRRLRVEVEDSSSALPRRREAGDDGVSGRGLLLVDTLADEWGVEARGGGKVVWAEFVVAHGAG from the coding sequence ATGTCTGATCGGGGAGCGAGCGCCCCGTCACTCCCGGACGACTGGCCCGCCCACCCGGACCCGATCCTGGCGCTCAACCGCATGGGCAGCTTCGACTGGGACCTGGACGCCGGGCTGTTCCACATGGACGCCCAGGCCCACGAGGTGTTCGACCTGCGCCCGGAGGAGTACGACGGGCGCCCCGAGTCGCTGTCGCTGCGCGTGCCCACGGCGGAGAGCCGCCGGATGGACACGATCGTCGCGCAGGCCATGAAGGACGGCAGCGAGAACTACGGCACCTACTTCCGGCTGCGCCGCCGCGACGGCACCCTGCGCTGGACCCACACCCAGGGCTACATCCGCCGGGACGAGACCGGCCGCCCCCGGCGGATCATCGGCATCGTCCGCGACGCCACCCAGGAGATGGCCGACATCGCGGCCAACCGCGAGCAGGCCGCACTGGACGAGGCCCGCCGGCGGCTCACCAACGTCGTCCAGCTCGCCACGGCCGCCCTCGCGCACGCCCGCACCGTGGACGACGTGATCGACGTGCTGCGCGACACCCACGGACTCACCCGGCTGGGCGCCACCAGCCTGGTGATGGGCCTGGTCGAGGCCGGCCGCATCCGGCTGGTCGCCGACGGCCCCGAGAACAGCTTCATCCCCGGGACCCGGGTCACCCGGATCGACGAGCCGTACCCGATGAGCGAGGCCGTACGGACCCTCAGCCCCCGCTTCATCGAGTCGCCGGAGGAGTTCGCCGAGCGCTACCCCCGGCTGTGGCAGGACATCACCCACCTCGACATCACCGCGGCCGCCTACCTGCCCCTGATCGCCCAGGCCCGGCCCATCGGCGCCATCGGGCTGCTCTACAGCGACCGGCACGGCTTCTCCCCGGAGGACCGCAACGTCCTGGTCGCGCTCGGCAGCGGCATCGCGCAGAGCCTCCAGCGGGCCATGCTCTACGAGCAGGAGATGGACCTCGCCGAGGGCCTCCAGCAGGCCATGCTGCCGCGCACCATCCCCAGCGTGCCCGGCTGCGACGTCGCCGTCCGCTACCGCGCGGCCTCCATCGGCGGCGCGCTCGGCCGGGACATCGGCGGCGACTGGTACGACCTGATCCCGCTGCCCGGCGGCCGCGTCGGCGCCGTGATCGGCGACGTCCAGGGCCACGACACGCACGCCGCCGCCGTCATGGGCCAGCTGCGCATCGTGCTGCGCGCCTACGCCGCCGAGGGCCACCCGCCGGCCACGGTCATGGCGCGGGCCTCCGTCTTCCTGCACGAGCTGGACACCGACCGCTTCGCGACCTGCCTGTACGCGGAGGCCGACCTGGGCACCGGAGTGGTCCAGGTGGTCCGTGCCGGACACATCGACCCGCTGCTGCGCTTCGGCGACGGCACCTGCCGCCTGGTGCGCGTCGAGGGCGGGCTGCCGCTCGGCCTGTCCGCCGAGTTCGGGCGTCTCGCCTACCCGGTGGCCACCCTGGAGCTGGACCCGGGCAACACCCTGCTGCTGTGCACCGACGGTCTGGTCGAGCAGCCCGGCGCCGACCTCGACGAGGGCATGGACGTCCTCACCGCGCTGATCACCTCCGGGCCGCAGGACGTGCGGGACCTGGCCGACCGGCTGATCGACGTGGTCGACGAGCGGCGCGGCGACGACGACGTCGCGCTGCTGGTGCTGCGCCGGCACGGCCTGGGCGCCCCGCGGACCTTCGGCCGGGTCCAGCAGCACGTCTCCCCGGGCGACCCGGAGGGCCTCACCGAGGCCCGGCACATGATCCGCGCCGCCGTCCGCTCCTGGGGAGCCAAGGCGCAGAGCGACGAGATCGAGCTGGTCGCCGACGAGCTGATGACCAACGCCCTCATGCACACCGAGGGCTCGGCCGTCGTCACCCTGCGGCTGCTCACCGGAACCGACCGGCGGCTGCGGGTCGAGGTCGAGGACTCCTCCAGCGCCCTGCCGCGCCGCCGGGAGGCCGGGGACGACGGGGTGTCCGGACGGGGGCTGCTCCTGGTCGACACGCTCGCCGACGAGTGGGGCGTGGAGGCGCGCGGCGGCGGCAAGGTCGTCTGGGCGGAGTTCGTGGTGGCGCACGGGGCGGGCTGA
- a CDS encoding CapA family protein: MITRSRQVALALTALLTAGAACQARDHEPPKPPAPAPSAADTGAFTLVASGDVLPHDSIIERARFDAGGTGYDFRPMLAGARPVVARADLALCHMETVYGANGDYSGYPLFKSPPEVAKALAATGYDGCSTASNHSVDDGADGIRRTLDALDRAGVRHAGTARTEAEADIATVLRAGRAQVAHLAYTLHTNGHPLPADQPWAVGLIDEARIVEDARAARKAGADVVVVSMHWGTEWQDEPDQDQLALARSLTAARTGDRPDIDLVLGTHAHVPQAYEKVNGTWVVYGMGDQIAGEMVNNEGVRDPRGNQSAIGRFTFAPPGRAGERWKVTKAEFVPQLFDVDAGRVVNLNRAIDEGADLRAVRDRIRDVVLSRGAAEDGLVMGR, encoded by the coding sequence ATGATCACACGCAGCCGGCAGGTGGCCCTGGCCCTGACCGCCCTCCTCACCGCGGGCGCGGCCTGCCAGGCCCGCGACCACGAACCGCCGAAGCCGCCGGCGCCGGCCCCGTCCGCCGCGGACACCGGTGCCTTCACCCTGGTCGCCTCCGGAGACGTGCTCCCGCACGACTCGATCATCGAGCGGGCCCGCTTCGACGCCGGCGGCACCGGCTACGACTTCCGCCCCATGCTCGCCGGTGCCCGGCCCGTCGTCGCGCGGGCCGACCTCGCCCTGTGCCACATGGAGACCGTCTACGGCGCGAACGGCGACTACAGCGGCTACCCGCTCTTCAAGTCCCCGCCGGAGGTGGCCAAGGCGCTGGCCGCCACCGGCTACGACGGCTGCTCCACCGCCTCCAACCACAGCGTCGACGACGGCGCGGACGGCATCCGCCGCACCTTGGACGCCCTCGACCGGGCGGGCGTACGGCACGCCGGGACGGCGCGCACCGAGGCCGAGGCCGACATCGCGACGGTGCTGCGCGCGGGCCGGGCCCAGGTGGCCCACCTCGCCTACACCCTCCACACCAACGGCCACCCGCTGCCCGCGGACCAGCCCTGGGCGGTCGGTCTGATCGACGAGGCGCGCATCGTCGAGGACGCCCGGGCCGCTCGGAAGGCCGGCGCCGACGTCGTCGTCGTGTCGATGCACTGGGGCACCGAATGGCAGGACGAGCCCGACCAGGACCAGTTGGCGCTCGCCCGGAGCCTGACCGCGGCCCGCACCGGCGACCGCCCCGACATCGACCTGGTCCTCGGCACCCACGCCCATGTCCCGCAGGCCTACGAGAAGGTCAACGGCACCTGGGTGGTGTACGGCATGGGGGACCAGATCGCGGGCGAGATGGTCAACAACGAGGGCGTCCGGGATCCGCGCGGCAACCAGTCGGCCATCGGCCGCTTCACCTTCGCCCCGCCCGGCCGGGCCGGCGAACGCTGGAAGGTGACGAAGGCCGAGTTCGTGCCGCAGCTGTTCGACGTGGACGCCGGCCGGGTGGTGAACCTCAACCGGGCAATCGACGAGGGCGCCGACCTGCGCGCCGTGCGCGACCGCATCCGCGACGTGGTGCTCAGCCGGGGCGCCGCCGAGGACGGGCTCGTGATGGGGAGGTAG
- a CDS encoding amino acid permease, whose product MARFRMGEGVLRRKPIEHIEETESGGGLVRSLGLWQLTAIGVGGIIGAGIFTLAGTVANGTAGPAVLISFLIAGVASAAAALSYAEFAGLIPKAGSAYTYGYAVLGELVGWFIGWDLLLEYTAIVAVVAIGISGYFSFLVGEMGADLPNWMLGAPGTGDGHKVDLFAAVLCLLIAYLLTLGIRNAARFEMIVVVLKVLVVLLVIGVGVFHINSSNYHPFFPFGVGGAFTGAATVFFAVFGYDAMSTAAEESKDAQRHMPKAIIYSLIISMVLYVAACLVLTGMQNYKDIDPESGFSTAFKSVGLSSLADIIAVGAIIGILTVMFTFMLGVTRVWFSMSRDGLLPKWFAKTHPTRHVPTRVTWIVGVASAVIAGFLPIGEAAELTNIGILLAFVVVCAAVIVLRYRQPDLPRTFRTPWMPFVPALGIVFSIWLITFLQWQTWVRFAVWFVVGLVIYFAYSYRKSELARR is encoded by the coding sequence ATGGCCCGGTTCCGCATGGGTGAGGGTGTTCTCCGCCGCAAACCCATCGAACACATCGAGGAGACGGAGAGCGGCGGGGGCCTGGTGCGCTCGCTGGGGCTGTGGCAGCTGACCGCGATCGGCGTCGGCGGCATCATCGGGGCCGGGATCTTCACGCTGGCCGGCACGGTCGCCAACGGCACGGCGGGCCCGGCGGTCCTGATCTCCTTCCTCATCGCCGGTGTGGCGAGCGCCGCGGCCGCCCTGTCCTACGCGGAGTTCGCCGGGCTGATCCCGAAGGCGGGCTCGGCCTACACCTACGGCTACGCGGTCCTGGGCGAGCTGGTGGGCTGGTTCATCGGGTGGGACCTGCTCCTCGAGTACACGGCGATCGTGGCGGTGGTCGCGATCGGCATCTCGGGCTACTTCAGCTTCCTGGTCGGCGAGATGGGCGCCGACCTGCCGAACTGGATGCTGGGGGCGCCGGGCACCGGGGACGGGCACAAGGTCGACCTGTTCGCTGCCGTGCTGTGCCTGCTGATCGCGTACCTGCTGACGCTGGGCATCAGGAACGCGGCCCGCTTCGAGATGATCGTGGTCGTGCTGAAGGTGCTGGTGGTGCTGCTGGTGATCGGGGTGGGCGTCTTCCACATCAACAGCTCGAACTACCACCCGTTCTTCCCGTTCGGGGTCGGCGGGGCGTTCACCGGTGCGGCCACGGTGTTCTTCGCGGTCTTCGGCTACGACGCCATGTCGACGGCGGCCGAGGAGTCGAAGGACGCCCAGCGGCACATGCCGAAGGCGATCATCTACTCGCTGATCATCTCGATGGTGCTGTACGTGGCGGCCTGTCTGGTGCTGACCGGCATGCAGAACTACAAGGACATCGACCCGGAGAGCGGCTTCTCGACGGCGTTCAAGTCGGTGGGGCTCAGCTCGCTGGCCGACATCATCGCGGTGGGCGCCATCATCGGCATCCTCACGGTGATGTTCACCTTCATGCTGGGCGTGACCCGGGTGTGGTTCTCCATGTCGCGCGACGGGCTGCTGCCGAAGTGGTTCGCCAAGACGCACCCGACGCGGCACGTGCCGACGCGGGTCACCTGGATCGTCGGGGTGGCGTCCGCGGTGATCGCCGGGTTCCTGCCGATCGGCGAGGCGGCAGAGCTGACCAACATCGGCATCCTGCTGGCGTTCGTGGTGGTGTGCGCGGCGGTGATCGTGCTGCGCTACCGGCAGCCTGACCTGCCGCGCACCTTCCGTACCCCGTGGATGCCGTTCGTGCCGGCGCTGGGCATCGTCTTCTCGATCTGGCTGATCACGTTCCTGCAGTGGCAGACCTGGGTGCGGTTCGCCGTGTGGTTCGTGGTCGGCCTGGTGATCTACTTCGCGTACTCGTACCGGAAGTCGGAGCTGGCCCGCCGCTAG
- a CDS encoding lipase maturation factor family protein, whose translation MEWFTAPDYWLARLVFQRALAVVYLVAFLTAALQFRALLGERGLTPVPRFVERVPFRRAPSLFQWRYSDRLFAGCAWAGCAVSAALAAGVDSLLPLWGAMLLWLVPWALYLSIVNVGQTWYSFGWESLLLETGFVAVFLGNEEVAPPVVVLFLLRWLLFRVEFGAGLIKMRGDECWRKLTCLDHHHETQPMPGPLSWFFHHLPGPLHRVEVAANHVTQLVVPFLLFAPHPVSTAAAALMIATQLWLVLSGNFSWLNWITIVLALSVIRFPADAPSVAAAPLWYEAVVLAVAALLVFLSHRPVRNMISRRQVMNRSFDSLHLVNTYGAFGSVSRVRYEVVIEGTADEVARKDGDWREYEFKGKPGDPHRWPRQFAPYHLRLDWLMWFAALSPSYAGPWFGTFVERLLENDRATLRLLRSSPFPPDAPPRFVRARLFRYRYTTWRELRETGACWERTYVREYLPPTRLTAPR comes from the coding sequence GTGGAGTGGTTCACCGCACCCGACTACTGGCTGGCCCGGCTGGTCTTCCAGCGGGCGCTGGCCGTCGTCTACCTGGTCGCCTTCCTGACGGCCGCCCTTCAGTTCCGCGCGCTGCTCGGCGAGCGCGGTCTGACACCGGTGCCCCGCTTCGTCGAGCGGGTGCCGTTCCGGCGGGCGCCGAGCCTGTTCCAGTGGCGCTACTCGGACCGGCTCTTCGCGGGCTGCGCCTGGGCGGGCTGCGCGGTGTCGGCGGCGCTGGCGGCCGGGGTGGACTCGCTGCTGCCGCTGTGGGGCGCGATGCTGCTGTGGCTGGTGCCGTGGGCGCTGTACCTCTCGATCGTCAACGTCGGACAGACCTGGTACTCCTTCGGCTGGGAGTCGCTGCTCCTGGAGACCGGCTTCGTCGCCGTGTTCCTGGGCAACGAGGAGGTGGCGCCGCCGGTCGTGGTGCTGTTCCTGCTGCGCTGGCTGCTGTTCCGGGTGGAGTTCGGGGCGGGGCTGATCAAGATGCGCGGCGACGAGTGCTGGCGGAAGCTGACCTGCCTGGACCACCACCACGAGACCCAGCCGATGCCGGGCCCGCTGAGCTGGTTCTTCCACCACCTCCCTGGGCCCCTGCACCGCGTCGAGGTCGCCGCGAACCACGTCACGCAGCTGGTGGTGCCCTTCCTCCTGTTCGCCCCGCACCCCGTGTCGACGGCCGCCGCCGCGCTGATGATCGCCACCCAGCTGTGGCTGGTGCTCTCGGGCAACTTCTCCTGGCTCAACTGGATCACCATCGTGCTGGCCCTGTCGGTGATCCGCTTCCCGGCCGACGCCCCGTCCGTGGCCGCGGCGCCGCTCTGGTACGAGGCCGTGGTCCTGGCGGTGGCGGCGCTGCTGGTGTTCCTGAGCCACCGGCCGGTGCGCAACATGATCTCCCGCCGCCAGGTGATGAACCGCTCCTTCGACTCGCTCCACCTGGTGAACACCTACGGCGCCTTCGGTTCCGTCAGCCGGGTCCGCTACGAGGTGGTGATCGAGGGCACCGCCGACGAGGTCGCCAGGAAGGACGGCGACTGGCGGGAGTACGAGTTCAAGGGCAAACCCGGTGATCCGCACCGCTGGCCGCGCCAGTTCGCGCCGTACCACCTGCGTCTGGACTGGCTGATGTGGTTCGCCGCGCTGTCGCCCTCGTACGCCGGGCCGTGGTTCGGCACCTTCGTGGAACGGCTGCTGGAGAACGACCGCGCCACGCTGCGGCTGCTGCGCAGCTCCCCGTTCCCGCCCGACGCGCCGCCGCGCTTCGTACGGGCCCGGCTGTTCCGCTACCGGTACACGACCTGGCGGGAGCTGCGGGAGACGGGCGCGTGCTGGGAGCGGACGTACGTGCGGGAGTACCTGCCGCCGACCCGGCTCACCGCTCCCCGGTGA
- a CDS encoding zf-HC2 domain-containing protein yields the protein MRSLERHRDVGAYALGVLDEAEAFRFEDHLMECPRCAAQVTEFGPATRQLMLFRQATPRIVHPLTRPGPRLLDRLLSEVTTRRRAGRRRVLYAVAAAVVCAVAGPGAVLYASQDDAAAPVTATDARSGVWARITAEDETWGTDVRLEVRDGGGPRSCRLVAVGRDGSEQTITSWMVPGQGTRPHTMRGGAALHPGQIDRYEVRTADGEHLVTLPAG from the coding sequence ATGAGGTCCCTGGAAAGGCATCGTGACGTCGGCGCCTACGCGCTCGGCGTGCTGGACGAAGCGGAAGCCTTCCGTTTCGAGGACCACCTCATGGAATGCCCCCGGTGCGCGGCCCAGGTGACCGAATTCGGTCCCGCGACCCGCCAGTTGATGCTGTTCCGGCAGGCGACACCCCGTATCGTCCACCCCCTGACCAGGCCGGGACCCCGGCTGCTCGACCGGCTGCTGTCCGAGGTGACCACCCGCCGCCGGGCCGGCCGGCGGCGGGTGCTGTACGCCGTGGCCGCCGCCGTCGTCTGCGCCGTGGCCGGGCCCGGCGCGGTGCTGTACGCGAGCCAGGATGATGCGGCGGCACCGGTCACCGCGACCGACGCCCGGTCCGGGGTGTGGGCGCGGATCACGGCCGAGGACGAGACCTGGGGCACGGACGTGCGGCTCGAGGTCAGGGACGGGGGCGGTCCGCGCTCCTGCCGGCTCGTCGCCGTGGGCCGCGACGGGTCCGAGCAGACGATCACCAGCTGGATGGTCCCCGGGCAGGGCACCCGGCCGCACACCATGCGCGGCGGGGCCGCCCTGCATCCCGGCCAGATCGACCGCTACGAGGTGCGGACGGCGGACGGCGAGCACCTGGTGACACTGCCGGCCGGATGA